From Perognathus longimembris pacificus isolate PPM17 chromosome 4, ASM2315922v1, whole genome shotgun sequence, one genomic window encodes:
- the LOC125349892 gene encoding small cysteine and glycine repeat-containing protein 6-like, translated as MGCCGCGGCGGCGCGGCGCGGCGCGCGGSCSGCAGCCRGCCACCSPRIYCCRRTCCNSCGGCGCGCGSCGCGCGKCCCCQKKCCCQQKCCCKKQCCC; from the coding sequence ATGGGTTGCTGTGGCTGTGGAGGTTGTGGCGGCTGCGGTtgtggtggttgtggttgtggtggtTGTGGCTGTGGTTGTGGTGGCAGCTGTAGTGGTTGTGCCGGCTGCTGTCGCGGCTGCTGCGCCTGCTGTTCCCCAAGAATCTACTGCTGCCGCCGCACCTGCTGCAACTCCTGCGGCGGCTgcggctgtggctgtggctcttGTGGCTGCGGCTGTGGCAAGTGCTGCTGCTGCCAGAAGAAGTGCTGCTGCCAGCAGAAATGCTGCTGCAAGAAGCAATGCTGCTGCT